The Kribbella jejuensis region AGGGGTTGCCGTTGAAGGTGACGGCGGCGAGTGTGGCTAATGCGATTGCGCATTGTGTGGAGGCGGTTTGGACGCCGAAGGCTGATCCGATCACCGAGATGGTGGCGGTCGAGGGGTTGCGGGCGTTGAGTGCCGGGTTGCGGGCGGTGTTGGTGGAGCCTGAGGACTTGGATGCTCGGGGCAAGCTTTTGTACGGGGCCTGTCTGGCGGGGTCGGCGTTGGCGACGGCGGGTACAGGGTTGCATCACAAGCTGTGTCATTTGCTTGGTGGTACCTACGGATTACCGCACGCGGAGACTCATGCAGCAGTACTTCCGCAGGTCGTACGCGTCAACGCACCAGCCGTCCCCCAGAGCGCCGCACGCCTCGCGGCTGCACTTCGCGATTCCGCTCCGCCCACGACAGGACGACAGGCCTCAGGCGAGCTGGATCGGGCGGGTGGAGCAGGCAGCGCCGGTGGCGCGGCTGGCGCGGGTGGAGGCGACGGGGCGGAAGGGTTGGCGCGGGAGTTGTTTGGGTTGTTTGAGGGGGCTGGGGTGGCGGTTGGGTTGCGGGGGTTGGGGTTGACGGAGGCGCAGGCGGATGAGGCTGCGGTGGGGTTTTCGGTGGTGGGGAATCCGGTGGCGGTGGATGAAGACGTGGTTCGGGAGATCTTGCGGCGGGCGTTGGACGGGGTGCGGCCTTGAGGAGGGTGGATGGATCTGCAGGGTGATGAGCTGACTGATGCGGTGGTCAAGAGTTTTGGTGGTAGCGAGCGGTATCGGGAGGTTATGAGCAGCCTGGTGCGGCATTTGCACGGTTTTGCTCGGGAGGTGGAGTTGACCGAAGAGGAGTACTTCACCGCCATCGACTTCCTCACGAGGACCGGGCAGATCTCGACCGGGACGCGGCAGGAGTTCGTACTGCTGGCCGATGTGCTCGGGTTGTCGATGCTGACCGTCGGACTCGGCAACAGGAAGCCCCCAGAGGCCACGCAGTCCACCGTGTTCGGGCCGTTCTTCGTCGAAGGATCGCCTGAGGTGCAGCTCGGTGACGACATCTCGAACGGCGCCCCGGGACAACCCTGCCTGGTGAGCGGACGAGTACTCAACACCAAGGGCGAGCCGATCGCCGGCGCACTCGTCGAGACCTGGCAGGCCGACGAGGACGGGTTCTACGACGTACAGAAGGACCTCGACGGGCCGCAGAACCGCGCGCATCTGACGACCGATGCTGACGGCAACTACCGGTTCTGGGCGGTGAAGCCGGTCGCGTATCCGATTCCGGACGACGGTCCCGTCGGTGAGCTGCTGCGGGCCGGCGAGCGTGGGCCGATGCGTCCGGCGCACATCCACTTCATGGTGACCGCGCCCGGCTACGCGCGACTCATCACGCACGTGTTCGCCAACGGCGACCCGTATCTCGACACCGACGCGGTGTTCGGGGTGAAGCAGTCCCTGATCGCCGACTTCACGGAACATGAGGAAGACGGCAAGACCTTCTACACAGTCGACTACGACCTGGTACTCGCAACGATCGAGGAGACCCAGCAATGATCACCACGGACGTGCTGATCGTGGGCAGCGGCCCCGCCGGTGGTGCGGCCTCGTTGTTCCTGTCCACGTACGGCGTCGACAACATCGTCCTCACCCGGTACGGCTGGACCGCCAACACTCCCCGCGCACACATCACCAACCAGCGCACGGTCGAGCTGATGCGCGACATGGGCATCGAGAACGAGATCACCGGCAAGGGCACCGCGCACCACCTGATGGGCCAGACCGCGTTCTGCACCAGCCTCGCCGGCGAGGAGATCGGCCGGATCCGCACCTGGGGCACCCACCCGCGCCGGCTCGCCGACTACACCGAGGCCAGTCCGTGCCTGCCGATGGACCTTCCCCAGACCCTGTTCGAGCCGATCCTCGTGAGTACGGCGGCCGCCCGCGGTGCGCGGATGCGCTTCAACACCGAGTACGAGAACCTCGAGCAGGACGCGGACGGGGTCACCGCGACGGTACGCGACCGGCTGAGCGACACGACGTACCAGATCCGGGCCAAGTACCTGATCGGTGCGGACGGCGGTCGCAGCAAGGTCGCGCAGGACATCGGGCTGCCGATGGCCGGCGCGATGGACATCGAAGGCTCGATGAACATCGTCTTCGAGGCCGACCTCAGCCGGTACGTCGCTCATCGCCCGAGCGTCCTGTACTGGGTGCTGCAGCCCGGCGCGCAGATCGGCGGCATCGGCGCCGGCCTGATCCGGATGGTCCGCCCGTGGAACGAGTGGCTGATCGTCTGGGGGTACGACATCACCCAGCCCGCCCCGGTGGTCGACGAGGCGATGGCGACCGAGATCGTGCACAACCTGGTGGGTGACGACACGATCGACGTGAAGCTGAAGGGTACGTCGGTGTGGAGCGTCAACCACATGTACGCCGAGAAGGCCTCCCAGGGCCGCGTGTTCTGCATGGGTGACGCGATCCACCGGCACCCGCCGAGCAACGGCCTCGGGTCGAACACGTCGATCCAGGACGCGTACAACCTGGCCTGGAAACTCGCGCTGGTGGTCAATGGAAAGGCGTCGGACAAGCTGCTGGGGAGCTACGACGCGGAGCGCGTCCCGATCGCCCAGCAGATCGTTGACCGCGCCAACAAGAGCCGGAACCAGTTCGGCCAGATCTTCCGCGCGCTCGGGATGACGCCCGAT contains the following coding sequences:
- a CDS encoding maleylacetate reductase, with the translated sequence MSRPDDPSPGSFAHTFWPGRVVFGAGALERVGDEVAALGVRRVLVIATNSARDAADAVETQLGDLFAGRIDGVTQHVPTEVADAARTKARDVTADAIVAIGGGSAIGLAKAVALTSPPLNRLDGAGPAASTGGTGGGGGVVYAGGVGGGAVAGGGGVVIVAVPTTYAGSEMTPVWGETAGGSKTTGVDSRVLPRVVVYDPVLSQGLPLKVTAASVANAIAHCVEAVWTPKADPITEMVAVEGLRALSAGLRAVLVEPEDLDARGKLLYGACLAGSALATAGTGLHHKLCHLLGGTYGLPHAETHAAVLPQVVRVNAPAVPQSAARLAAALRDSAPPTTGRQASGELDRAGGAGSAGGAAGAGGGDGAEGLARELFGLFEGAGVAVGLRGLGLTEAQADEAAVGFSVVGNPVAVDEDVVREILRRALDGVRP
- a CDS encoding intradiol ring-cleavage dioxygenase, producing the protein MDLQGDELTDAVVKSFGGSERYREVMSSLVRHLHGFAREVELTEEEYFTAIDFLTRTGQISTGTRQEFVLLADVLGLSMLTVGLGNRKPPEATQSTVFGPFFVEGSPEVQLGDDISNGAPGQPCLVSGRVLNTKGEPIAGALVETWQADEDGFYDVQKDLDGPQNRAHLTTDADGNYRFWAVKPVAYPIPDDGPVGELLRAGERGPMRPAHIHFMVTAPGYARLITHVFANGDPYLDTDAVFGVKQSLIADFTEHEEDGKTFYTVDYDLVLATIEETQQ
- a CDS encoding FAD-dependent monooxygenase yields the protein MITTDVLIVGSGPAGGAASLFLSTYGVDNIVLTRYGWTANTPRAHITNQRTVELMRDMGIENEITGKGTAHHLMGQTAFCTSLAGEEIGRIRTWGTHPRRLADYTEASPCLPMDLPQTLFEPILVSTAAARGARMRFNTEYENLEQDADGVTATVRDRLSDTTYQIRAKYLIGADGGRSKVAQDIGLPMAGAMDIEGSMNIVFEADLSRYVAHRPSVLYWVLQPGAQIGGIGAGLIRMVRPWNEWLIVWGYDITQPAPVVDEAMATEIVHNLVGDDTIDVKLKGTSVWSVNHMYAEKASQGRVFCMGDAIHRHPPSNGLGSNTSIQDAYNLAWKLALVVNGKASDKLLGSYDAERVPIAQQIVDRANKSRNQFGQIFRALGMTPDAPDGWTIESRKDDTPAGAAQREELRKAIELKDYEFNAHGVELGQRYRSSAVVKDGTPEPPYEQDPELYYHPTTWPGARIPHCWLTRGSETVSTLDVVGKGRFTLLTGIGGDAWVKAAQSVSEQLGVPIEPFVIGPGRELDDLYGDWARVREIPDTGCLLIRPDAHVAYRAFEQPDDPTETLRQTLQSLLGR